A window of Microbispora hainanensis genomic DNA:
CCGCCGGGCTCCCCGAAGACCCGCAGGTAGTACATGTTCGGGTCGCGGGACCGCTCCCTGCCCCAGTACACCGAGAAGTCCTCGACGCGGTCGAGCACGTTCTCCAGGCCGATGACGGTGGCGACCGTGTTGTACCCGGCTTCGGACAGTCCGCTCGCGACCAGCCGCATCACCATCCGGTGCTGGGCGGGACGCTGCCGGGAGAACGTCAGGCCACCGTGGTCGGTGGGCGTGTAGTACCACGTGGTGCGTTCGGCCTCGGCCGCCTCCCCCGCGCCCGGCGCCGGTCCGACCGCCAGCCGGCGCTGCTCCGCGTCCAGGGAGTCGAGCCACTCCCGGGCCGCCTTGGCCATCAGGTCCGCGACCTCGCGCGCTGCGTCTGTCATGCCTTGATCCCCTCCTGCTTGCGTACGTGTGGGGGGTGTGGTGGCGGTGGTCATGTCGCGTCCACTCCCAGGAACTCGCGCACCCACAGCGCGATCCTGTCGGCGAACTCCTGCGCGATCGCGTGGCGTCCACCCTCGATGGCCTTCAACTGGGCGTTCGGAATCTGCTGCTCCATGAGGACCGCACCGGCGTACGGCGCCAGCCGGTCCTCCGTGCCGTGCACGATGAGGGTGGGCACCGAGATCTCCGCCAGCCGGTCCCGGACCTCGTGCTGCCTGATGACATGCTCACGGCGGGAGTTCTTGTCGGGGCTGCGCTTGGTGAGCACATTGACCCGGCCACCCTGCGCGGGCCGGCCCTCGGGGGTGAAGAAGAACTCGACCGCCGAGCGCTGCCGTTCCTCGTGGGTCATGGACAACAGCTCGTCGATCGCCGCGCCTTCGAAGAAGTAGCTCGGTGAGGTGGCGACCAGGATGAGGGAGGCGACCCGCTCGGGATGCCGCAGAGCGACGTGCTGGGCCACAGCGCCGCCGAAGGACGTGCCCAGCAGGTGCGCGGAGGGGAGGTCCAGCGCGTCCAGCAGGTGAACGAGGTCGTCGGCGAGGTCGGACATCGTGTAGAGAACCGGCGGGTTGACGGTCACTCCCGAGTCACGCTGGTCGTACGAGATGACCCGGATCCCCGGGCCGAGATGGGCACGCAGTGCCGTGAACTGGGTGCGGTCGCTCTCTCCGCCGTGCACGAGCACGAGCGGCACGCCGGACCCGCTGTCGATGATCCCGACCTCGAGGTCACCCGCCCGTACGATCGACGTGGCCGGGTCGGCGGGTGCGGTCGTGTCATCGGGCATCGTCACTGCGGACCTCCTGGTGGATGGCGTCGGTGGCACAAGTCGAACATTTGTCTGATATGCAACAGAAATCTGGCGTCGAGCCAGGAAAGGACCCCGTTTTCACCCCCGGGGCGGGTGCAACGGCTGGAAAGGAGTCTGGGCCGACGGCCACGCGTCCGGCGTCACACCTGAGAGCCAAGCCGAAGGTGATACCGCGGTAGGGGGTGTCGCGGGTGTGCCGCAGCGCCGGCGCGGCGCCGGACGCCACAAGCGAGACAGGCGGGCAGGCGAGAAGAACGGGACAACCGGGCAGGCGAGACAGGAAGGGCGGAATCAGGGGTGGTCAGCCCGCGCGCCCACCCACGCAGGGCTGACCTCAGGCAGCCACGCGGGACGGCCGCCATCCGGCGCCGTCGTGGATATATGGGTCCGGGGACGGCCGCGCGGGCACGTGGGCCTTGCGGGCACGTAGGTCCGGGGACGACCTCGCGGGCACGTGAGTCCGGGGACGGCCTCGCGGGCGCCACCGCCGTAGGGGATGGCGGTGCGGCCGTGTCACTCGCCGGGAGCCACCAGTCCCGACTCGTAGGCGAAGACCACCGCCTGGGCGCGGTCGCGCAGGTCGAGCTTGGTCAGCACGCGGCTCACGTGCGTCTTGACCGTCTGCTCGGCCAGCACCAGAGCCCGGGCGATCTCCTGGTTCGAATAACCGCGCGCCACCAGGGTCAGCACCTCGGTCTCGCGTTCGGTCAGCTCTTTCAGCCGCAGCGCGGGCTTGCCGCGGGCCGCGGGACGCTGCTTGACGAAGTCCGCGATGAGACGGCGCGTCACGGACGGCGCGAGCAGTGCGTCGCCTCTGGCGACGATGCGGACCGCCGCGACGAGGTCGTCCGGCGGCGCGTCCTTCAGCAGGAAGCCGCTCGCGCCCGCCCGCAGCGCCTCGTACACGTAGTCGTCGACGTCGAACGTGGTCAGCATCAGCACACGCGGCCGGTGGGTCACCCCCGGCGGGGGCGAGAGGAGCCTGCGGGTGGCCTCCAGGCCGTCCATGACGGGCATGCGCACATCCATCAGCACCACGTCAGGACGGGTCTGCCGGCTCACTTCGACGCCCTGTGCGCCGTCGGACGCCTCGCCCACCACGTCGATGTCGCTCTGGGCGGCCAGCAGTGCCGCGAAGCCGGCCCGCACCATGGCCTGGTCGTCGACGACGACGACTCGTATCGTCACGTGAAGTCCTCTTCGTTCAAGGGGAGCCGGGCGGCCACTCGGAAGCCTCCGTCCGGCAGTGGTCCGGCATCGAGGGTGCCGCCGACGAGCCGCACCCGCTCGCGCATGCCGACCAGTCCGTGTCCGGTGCCGCTCGGCTCCAGCGGTACGGCGCGCGGCTCAG
This region includes:
- a CDS encoding alpha/beta fold hydrolase codes for the protein MPDDTTAPADPATSIVRAGDLEVGIIDSGSGVPLVLVHGGESDRTQFTALRAHLGPGIRVISYDQRDSGVTVNPPVLYTMSDLADDLVHLLDALDLPSAHLLGTSFGGAVAQHVALRHPERVASLILVATSPSYFFEGAAIDELLSMTHEERQRSAVEFFFTPEGRPAQGGRVNVLTKRSPDKNSRREHVIRQHEVRDRLAEISVPTLIVHGTEDRLAPYAGAVLMEQQIPNAQLKAIEGGRHAIAQEFADRIALWVREFLGVDAT
- a CDS encoding response regulator, translating into MTIRVVVVDDQAMVRAGFAALLAAQSDIDVVGEASDGAQGVEVSRQTRPDVVLMDVRMPVMDGLEATRRLLSPPPGVTHRPRVLMLTTFDVDDYVYEALRAGASGFLLKDAPPDDLVAAVRIVARGDALLAPSVTRRLIADFVKQRPAARGKPALRLKELTERETEVLTLVARGYSNQEIARALVLAEQTVKTHVSRVLTKLDLRDRAQAVVFAYESGLVAPGE